In Streptomyces alboniger, the following are encoded in one genomic region:
- a CDS encoding ATP-binding protein → MRHRRGIGRFPVQSIGASTPWRGAKEVSGVALVVAREVPTSSSMAVPHGPAGVGEARHRMRDQLRIGGVSESVIDDAVLILSELLSNACRHGRPLGRGMVGDGDVRAAWHVDKTGRLTVEVTDGGGPTRPVPATPSVTAHGGRGLNIITALADTWGVRDDVHGEVTVWVVVQAGHRHEDFATRVAAPSAAALSDLAFADPFDDMD, encoded by the coding sequence GTGCGTCACCGGAGGGGGATTGGCCGGTTTCCGGTCCAGTCCATTGGGGCATCCACACCGTGGCGTGGGGCGAAGGAGGTCTCGGGGGTGGCGTTGGTGGTGGCACGGGAGGTGCCCACGTCGTCGAGCATGGCCGTTCCCCATGGCCCTGCGGGCGTGGGGGAAGCAAGGCACCGGATGCGTGATCAGTTGCGCATCGGCGGAGTGTCCGAGTCGGTCATCGACGATGCCGTACTGATCCTGTCCGAGTTGCTCAGCAATGCCTGCCGGCACGGCAGGCCGCTGGGGCGCGGGATGGTCGGCGACGGTGACGTGCGAGCGGCATGGCACGTCGACAAGACAGGCCGACTGACGGTCGAGGTGACGGACGGCGGCGGCCCGACCCGCCCGGTTCCGGCCACGCCGTCGGTGACGGCGCACGGCGGCCGCGGGCTCAACATCATCACGGCGCTCGCCGACACCTGGGGCGTGCGCGACGACGTGCACGGCGAGGTCACGGTCTGGGTCGTCGTCCAAGCGGGGCACCGCCATGAGGATTTCGCTACGCGCGTCGCCGCCCCGTCGGCGGCCGCACTGTCGGACCTCGCCTTCGCGGACCCCTTCGACGATATGGACTGA